In the Paenibacillus pabuli genome, one interval contains:
- a CDS encoding ABC transporter ATP-binding protein, whose protein sequence is MKWGKHGTGREEDEPKDDEAGRLPAGVSLQHVSKRLGGVPVLSEINLHVESGECAVLVGRNGSGKSTLLRTLAGLLVPDKGVVCQTFKEKKMYALDGLPRLPFTSAEYLWEMGRIRGIRPALLTQRINELSELLFLGSALGQNLSLLSKGTLQKVNLIQAMLPGPGGLMLLDEPLSGLDIPAQEAVVSLLQQWKKERTSIVTACHEALFIERMADHVYVLQKGRVLRHWKRADLKELGEPIVRIQSEMKGSDMELLHTYSNLVEQEGVLQIDRHWARNDRNEVVWDWKVERSKTDRMIGRILAAGGSIVSVLQEESRVHLERLLEGHHPADHLKESITESAPSHSQPCIMEGESP, encoded by the coding sequence GTGAAATGGGGAAAGCATGGAACTGGTCGTGAAGAAGATGAACCTAAGGATGATGAAGCGGGCAGGTTGCCCGCAGGCGTTTCCCTTCAGCATGTGAGCAAACGCCTCGGAGGAGTACCCGTACTGAGTGAGATTAATCTACATGTGGAATCTGGCGAATGCGCCGTATTGGTGGGCAGAAATGGTTCAGGTAAAAGCACACTGCTGCGTACGTTGGCAGGCCTTCTTGTTCCTGACAAAGGCGTGGTGTGTCAAACTTTTAAAGAAAAGAAGATGTATGCGCTCGACGGATTGCCACGTTTGCCTTTCACTTCGGCCGAATATTTGTGGGAAATGGGCCGTATCCGTGGCATCCGCCCTGCGTTGCTGACTCAACGAATAAACGAGCTGAGTGAGTTGCTTTTTCTTGGGTCTGCGCTTGGTCAGAATTTATCTCTGTTATCTAAAGGAACGCTTCAAAAGGTGAACCTGATTCAAGCGATGCTGCCAGGTCCAGGCGGACTCATGCTGCTGGATGAGCCGTTATCCGGCCTGGACATTCCTGCTCAGGAGGCGGTCGTATCTCTGCTGCAACAATGGAAAAAAGAAAGGACTTCCATTGTGACAGCTTGTCATGAAGCACTGTTTATTGAGCGTATGGCCGACCACGTGTATGTGCTTCAGAAGGGGCGTGTATTACGACATTGGAAACGCGCAGATCTAAAAGAGTTAGGAGAGCCGATTGTCCGAATCCAGAGTGAAATGAAAGGATCGGATATGGAGCTGCTACATACATATTCGAACCTTGTTGAACAGGAGGGCGTTTTGCAGATCGATCGTCATTGGGCGAGGAATGATCGCAACGAAGTAGTATGGGACTGGAAAGTTGAACGCAGTAAAACGGACCGTATGATCGGTCGGATTCTTGCGGCTGGCGGTTCGATTGTGTCTGTATTGCAGGAGGAAAGCCGAGTACATTTGGAACGTTTGCTGGAAGGTCATCATCCGGCAGATCATCTGAAGGAAAGCATCACTGAATCTGCTCCTTCCCATTCTCAGCCCTGCATTATGGAAGGAGAATCACCATGA
- the argS gene encoding arginine--tRNA ligase: MLMKQAAAHLAPITGLQEEEILKLLEIPPQPELGDAAFPCFVLAKSRKKAPAAIAAEIASELKTGDLTAVAAGPYVNIQFNREKWSAELLEQVNHPSFGKLKIGKDARVLIDMSSPNIAKPFGIGHLRSTVIGAALYRLYSEAGYIPVSVNHLGDWGTQFGKQIAAYKRWGNDEALQAEPIRTSLELYVRFHDEAENDPTLETEAREWFRKLEQGDEEARRLWTFFVEVSMKEFDRMYERLNVQFDHTLGESFYNDKMGAVVEELKSRRLLEESDGALVVRLEEENMPPCLIIKKDGTTIYPTRDLATAVYRHDVMKADKLLYVVGGEQKLHFKQVFAVLSRMGYEWAANCEHIPFGLMRFEGRKMSTRRGKVVFLQEVLDEAVARALQIIEEKNPHLDNAQDVAEAVGVGAIVFGDLRNNRLNDVDFSLESAVSFEGETGPYVQYTYARMNSVLAKVKDANKSSKNGHATSSDDTEINDGASHTANVGDATWALLKLLADYPGYLEKAVVRNEPSVIAKYAIDVAQAFNRFYHAERIADAPAEIRPFRVTLTTCTAERIVRSLYLLGVQAPERM; this comes from the coding sequence ATGTTAATGAAACAAGCGGCAGCACATCTTGCACCTATTACAGGGCTGCAGGAAGAAGAGATACTAAAACTTTTGGAAATCCCACCACAACCGGAGCTGGGGGATGCAGCATTCCCTTGTTTTGTACTCGCCAAATCCCGGAAAAAAGCACCTGCAGCGATTGCTGCGGAGATTGCAAGCGAGCTGAAAACAGGAGACCTTACAGCTGTGGCGGCAGGGCCTTATGTGAATATCCAGTTTAACCGGGAAAAGTGGTCCGCGGAGTTGCTGGAACAGGTGAACCACCCATCGTTTGGTAAGCTCAAGATTGGTAAGGATGCACGCGTATTAATTGATATGTCATCCCCCAACATCGCGAAACCGTTTGGAATTGGACATCTTCGTTCAACCGTTATTGGTGCAGCACTCTATCGATTGTATAGTGAAGCGGGATATATCCCGGTGAGTGTAAATCATCTTGGTGACTGGGGAACCCAGTTTGGAAAACAAATTGCTGCCTACAAACGTTGGGGTAATGACGAAGCGCTGCAGGCAGAGCCTATCCGCACATCCCTTGAACTCTATGTGCGTTTCCACGATGAAGCAGAGAATGACCCCACCCTGGAGACTGAAGCTCGCGAATGGTTCCGCAAACTCGAGCAGGGAGATGAAGAGGCCAGACGATTATGGACTTTCTTTGTTGAAGTGAGCATGAAGGAATTCGATCGGATGTATGAACGCCTGAATGTACAGTTTGACCATACCCTTGGCGAGAGCTTTTACAATGACAAAATGGGAGCGGTTGTGGAAGAACTCAAATCCAGGCGTTTACTAGAAGAGAGTGATGGAGCGTTAGTCGTGCGTTTGGAAGAAGAAAATATGCCACCTTGCCTGATTATCAAAAAAGACGGAACAACCATCTATCCTACCCGAGATTTGGCCACAGCCGTTTATCGTCATGATGTGATGAAGGCAGATAAGCTGTTATATGTGGTTGGGGGAGAGCAAAAGCTGCATTTCAAACAGGTATTCGCCGTATTGTCCCGGATGGGATATGAGTGGGCTGCGAACTGTGAGCATATCCCGTTTGGATTGATGCGTTTTGAAGGGCGGAAGATGTCCACCCGGCGTGGCAAAGTCGTCTTTTTGCAAGAAGTGCTGGATGAAGCGGTTGCTCGGGCTTTACAGATCATTGAAGAGAAAAATCCACATCTGGACAACGCTCAGGATGTTGCCGAAGCAGTAGGTGTAGGAGCGATTGTTTTTGGTGATTTGCGCAATAACCGTCTGAACGATGTTGATTTTTCCTTGGAAAGTGCGGTCAGTTTCGAAGGGGAGACCGGACCTTATGTGCAGTACACCTATGCTCGGATGAACAGTGTGCTTGCCAAGGTCAAGGATGCGAACAAGAGTAGTAAGAATGGCCATGCGACCAGCTCGGATGATACAGAGATCAATGATGGCGCAAGTCATACAGCAAACGTTGGAGACGCCACATGGGCTCTGCTTAAACTATTGGCGGATTATCCGGGGTACCTTGAAAAAGCCGTTGTGCGCAATGAACCTTCGGTGATTGCCAAGTATGCGATTGATGTGGCCCAGGCGTTCAACCGCTTCTATCACGCCGAACGGATCGCTGATGCTCCGGCTGAAATAAGGCCATTCCGGGTGACTTTAACCACGTGCACAGCTGAACGTATTGTCCGCAGTCTGTACTTGCTTGGCGTACAGGCACCTGAACGGATGTGA
- a CDS encoding four-helix bundle copper-binding protein, protein MTQQQYQQCIDACLECMNACNVCYISSLKEYDLAMLRDCIRLDRECAEICGFAAQAMTRGSDFIAEICELCVKACEACAAECSKHEHDHCQACAEACRKCAEACRLMAAVA, encoded by the coding sequence ATGACACAACAACAATATCAACAATGTATTGATGCTTGCCTGGAGTGCATGAATGCTTGCAACGTATGTTACATATCCAGCTTGAAAGAATACGATCTGGCCATGCTGCGTGACTGTATCCGACTGGACCGCGAATGTGCCGAAATCTGTGGCTTCGCTGCTCAAGCCATGACGCGTGGAAGTGATTTCATCGCCGAAATTTGCGAACTGTGTGTAAAAGCTTGTGAAGCATGTGCAGCGGAATGCAGCAAACATGAACACGATCACTGTCAGGCGTGCGCCGAAGCTTGCCGTAAGTGTGCAGAAGCTTGCCGTTTAATGGCAGCGGTAGCCTAA
- a CDS encoding CobW family GTP-binding protein: MSVTSKKEKSIPVYILSGFLGSGKTTLLVQLIEHWQQAGLRPAVVMNELGEVNLDGQVVDAEVPMTEMLGGCICCTVRGDLGLQLADLVQEESPDVIIIEATGAANPMEILDAVTETSLYMRLELKSLITVVDAAHLSGLYQEQKGQTFKLMQEQIRCASVLILNKTDRVGEQEISDLQQLLTKWNGFAPVIQAVRCEVDMDLLLQSGDGVHAYQAAAESDHREDSADHVHTDACSEHGCGHSHEHHHEHHAPHASHEHVMVYTHYFNQPVNSEAFEQFIAGLPRDVYRAKGILSFSDTASRFWFQYAYRESDYMKITPQGDVPNVAVFIGEHFDQAVIRQQLLEMEAINQA; this comes from the coding sequence ATGAGCGTAACGAGTAAAAAAGAAAAGTCCATACCTGTATATATATTGTCAGGCTTTTTGGGGAGCGGGAAAACGACGCTTCTTGTGCAGTTAATTGAACATTGGCAGCAAGCAGGCTTACGTCCGGCAGTGGTCATGAACGAGCTCGGTGAGGTAAATCTGGATGGTCAGGTTGTAGATGCTGAAGTACCCATGACCGAAATGCTCGGGGGCTGCATCTGTTGTACGGTTCGAGGGGATCTGGGTCTCCAGCTTGCTGATCTTGTGCAGGAGGAGTCACCGGATGTCATCATCATCGAAGCCACGGGAGCAGCCAACCCGATGGAGATTCTGGATGCCGTAACGGAAACATCGTTATATATGCGTCTAGAGCTGAAAAGTCTCATTACCGTTGTGGATGCAGCACATCTGTCAGGTTTGTATCAGGAGCAGAAGGGACAGACGTTCAAGCTGATGCAGGAGCAGATTCGCTGTGCCTCGGTATTGATCCTGAACAAAACGGACCGGGTGGGCGAGCAGGAGATAAGCGATCTGCAGCAGCTGCTGACGAAGTGGAACGGTTTTGCCCCGGTTATTCAAGCTGTGCGATGTGAAGTGGACATGGACCTGCTGCTTCAAAGCGGAGATGGGGTGCATGCTTATCAAGCTGCAGCGGAATCGGATCATCGGGAGGATTCAGCAGATCACGTCCATACCGATGCATGTTCAGAGCATGGATGTGGCCATAGTCATGAACATCATCATGAACACCACGCTCCTCATGCGTCACATGAGCATGTTATGGTGTATACGCATTATTTTAACCAACCGGTGAACAGTGAAGCTTTTGAGCAATTTATAGCCGGATTGCCGCGGGATGTATACCGTGCCAAGGGCATTCTTTCCTTTAGTGACACAGCTAGCCGATTCTGGTTTCAGTATGCGTATCGGGAATCGGATTATATGAAAATCACGCCTCAGGGAGACGTGCCAAACGTGGCTGTGTTCATAGGTGAGCATTTTGACCAAGCTGTCATTCGCCAGCAATTACTGGAAATGGAAGCGATAAATCAGGCATAA
- a CDS encoding MogA/MoaB family molybdenum cofactor biosynthesis protein, whose amino-acid sequence MTNSVEQHRQEAPDKVSCMIVTVSDTRTKDTDTSGQLMHQLLTEAGYQIAEYIITPDETERIRTILQDAAVRDDIEAVLLSGGTGIAPRDTTYEAVSSLLDKELPGFGEIFRFLSYTEDIGSAAILSRAVAGTIGRTAVFSMPGSKGAVKLAMEKIILPELRHVMREIYKPV is encoded by the coding sequence ATGACCAATTCAGTGGAACAACATCGTCAGGAAGCACCGGACAAGGTCTCCTGCATGATTGTCACCGTATCGGATACCCGGACCAAGGACACGGATACCAGTGGACAACTCATGCATCAACTGCTGACCGAAGCAGGATACCAAATTGCAGAATATATCATTACGCCGGACGAAACTGAGCGCATTCGCACCATTCTGCAGGACGCGGCCGTACGAGATGATATAGAAGCCGTACTACTGAGTGGCGGAACCGGGATCGCTCCTAGAGATACCACGTATGAAGCCGTATCCTCTCTGCTCGACAAGGAGCTGCCCGGCTTCGGTGAAATCTTCCGGTTTCTCAGTTACACGGAGGATATCGGTTCAGCTGCGATTCTGAGCAGAGCTGTAGCCGGAACGATTGGACGTACGGCTGTTTTCTCCATGCCGGGCTCCAAGGGGGCGGTCAAGCTGGCAATGGAAAAGATTATTCTGCCAGAGCTGCGGCATGTGATGCGTGAAATATACAAACCCGTCTGA
- a CDS encoding acryloyl-CoA reductase: protein MENTFPAYVVRNLEEGGVKAAVEQLRKEDLPNGDVTVQVQYSSVNYKDGLATIDKGGVVREYPMVPGIDLAGTVEESVSGRFAPGDRVISTGFEPGVSHFGGYSRYARLRTEWLVPLPPGLSEKEAMAIGTAGFTAALSVDALLQAGVTPDMGNILVTGATGGVGSMAVAILAKLGFKVTASTGKKKEQEKLLIDLGASQVISREEADAPAKGGMGKQLWAGVVDPAAGPALAERLKQVQYGGAVAVSGLTAGSRFESTVFPFIIRGIQLIGIDSVYCPMERRERLWNLLGGDWKPDRALELGIQEISWAQLPHTLENILQGGAVGRTVVNTTEDVPTE from the coding sequence ATGGAGAATACATTCCCGGCATATGTCGTACGGAATCTAGAAGAGGGCGGAGTTAAGGCAGCCGTAGAACAGTTGAGAAAAGAAGATCTGCCCAATGGAGATGTGACTGTACAAGTCCAGTACTCCAGTGTCAATTATAAGGATGGTCTCGCTACAATCGACAAAGGCGGCGTTGTTCGTGAGTATCCCATGGTACCGGGGATTGATCTGGCAGGTACTGTAGAAGAGTCCGTAAGCGGACGATTTGCACCAGGCGACCGGGTGATCAGCACAGGCTTTGAGCCAGGGGTGTCTCATTTTGGAGGCTACAGCAGATACGCTCGCCTGCGCACTGAGTGGTTAGTACCGCTGCCACCGGGTCTCAGTGAGAAGGAAGCCATGGCAATCGGCACAGCCGGTTTTACGGCAGCCCTGTCGGTGGATGCTTTGCTTCAGGCAGGAGTTACACCGGACATGGGCAACATTTTGGTTACAGGTGCAACCGGCGGCGTTGGAAGTATGGCCGTGGCCATTTTGGCGAAGCTGGGTTTTAAAGTGACAGCAAGTACAGGCAAAAAGAAAGAACAGGAGAAGTTGCTTATAGATCTGGGCGCCTCACAGGTTATATCACGCGAAGAAGCGGATGCCCCGGCCAAAGGGGGGATGGGCAAACAGCTATGGGCAGGTGTTGTAGACCCGGCGGCAGGTCCAGCCCTGGCAGAACGTCTGAAACAGGTCCAATATGGAGGTGCAGTTGCAGTATCTGGATTGACCGCCGGATCACGGTTTGAGTCAACGGTATTTCCGTTTATCATCCGGGGCATTCAATTGATCGGGATCGATTCCGTGTATTGTCCAATGGAGCGACGGGAACGCTTGTGGAACCTGCTTGGCGGGGATTGGAAGCCGGATCGTGCGCTGGAGCTGGGCATTCAGGAGATTTCCTGGGCACAGCTGCCACACACGCTGGAGAACATTTTGCAGGGTGGTGCGGTGGGTCGTACCGTGGTAAATACGACGGAAGACGTACCAACCGAATAA
- a CDS encoding nicotinate phosphoribosyltransferase, which yields MQTTSLALHTDKYQINMMYAHWVNGTHKRKAVFEAYFRKLPFGNGYAVFAGLERIVNYISQLRFTMEDIKYLSKQEENYDPVFLEELLQFSFQGTIHSMKEGALVFPDEPLIRVEGSIMETQLVETAILNFMNYQTLIATKASRIKQVASQDTLLEFGTRRAQEADAAIWGARASYVAGFHATSNMLAGERFGIPTAGTHAHSWVQSFMSEQEAFDVYAKVLPDQVTLLVDTFDTLNSGVPHAIKTAKMLESQGKKMNAIRLDSGDLAYLSIQARQMLDEAGLDYVKIVASNDLDENTIFNLKAQGARIDTWGVGTQLITASDQPSLGGVYKLVEREVDGTMLPTIKISANPEKVSTPGKKEVFRIIDPKHGKAIADYICYPGEEQPLQGGPLKLFNPLHPYLKKTVTRYEAVNMLEPIFVNGFKVYELPTLDEIRRYHREQMDLFWPEYLRKLNPEIYRVNISPAAWNMKQKLIAEHVQSTEE from the coding sequence ATGCAGACGACTAGCCTGGCTTTACATACGGATAAATATCAAATTAATATGATGTATGCGCACTGGGTGAATGGAACTCACAAACGAAAAGCGGTGTTTGAGGCCTATTTCCGCAAGCTTCCTTTTGGTAACGGTTATGCCGTATTTGCCGGATTGGAACGGATTGTGAACTATATCAGCCAGCTTCGATTCACAATGGAAGACATCAAGTATTTATCCAAACAAGAGGAAAATTACGATCCTGTCTTTCTGGAAGAGTTGCTCCAGTTTTCATTTCAGGGGACAATTCATTCCATGAAAGAAGGAGCGCTCGTTTTCCCTGACGAACCGCTCATTCGGGTAGAAGGCTCCATTATGGAGACGCAGCTGGTGGAGACGGCAATACTTAACTTCATGAACTATCAGACATTGATTGCAACGAAAGCGTCGCGGATCAAACAGGTGGCCAGCCAGGACACACTGCTAGAATTCGGAACCAGACGGGCTCAGGAAGCAGATGCGGCCATATGGGGTGCCCGTGCATCGTATGTCGCGGGTTTCCATGCAACGTCCAACATGCTGGCAGGAGAACGTTTTGGCATACCGACAGCAGGGACACATGCACATTCCTGGGTGCAGAGTTTTATGAGTGAGCAGGAGGCGTTTGACGTCTACGCAAAAGTGCTGCCTGATCAGGTGACCCTGCTTGTAGATACATTTGATACGCTGAACAGTGGAGTACCTCATGCGATCAAAACGGCCAAAATGCTCGAAAGCCAAGGCAAGAAAATGAATGCCATCCGGCTCGATAGCGGTGACCTTGCCTACCTGTCCATTCAGGCACGTCAAATGCTGGATGAAGCAGGATTGGATTATGTTAAAATTGTGGCGTCCAATGATCTGGATGAGAACACGATCTTCAACTTGAAAGCTCAGGGCGCTCGCATCGATACATGGGGCGTGGGTACACAGCTGATAACGGCATCCGACCAGCCATCCCTCGGCGGGGTATACAAACTGGTAGAACGTGAAGTGGATGGTACCATGCTGCCGACGATCAAAATATCAGCTAATCCTGAGAAAGTGTCGACTCCGGGCAAAAAAGAAGTCTTCCGGATCATTGATCCGAAACATGGTAAGGCCATCGCAGACTATATCTGCTATCCAGGAGAAGAACAGCCGCTTCAGGGCGGGCCGCTCAAGCTGTTCAACCCGCTACACCCGTATCTCAAAAAGACCGTAACGCGCTACGAAGCGGTAAATATGCTCGAACCGATCTTTGTGAATGGGTTTAAAGTATATGAGCTGCCTACACTGGATGAAATCCGCAGATACCATCGAGAACAGATGGATTTGTTCTGGCCAGAGTATTTGCGTAAGCTCAATCCGGAAATTTACCGTGTTAACATCAGCCCGGCGGCATGGAATATGAAGCAAAAGCTGATTGCTGAACACGTACAATCTACAGAGGAATGA
- a CDS encoding cysteine hydrolase family protein: protein MKALIVIDFTRDFVDGSLPVGQPAVEIEETVAAITEAYCNNKHEVIMAVDLHEESDSYHPETALFPPHNIRGTEGRQLYGRLAQVMQERHEDIRWMDKTRYSAFCGTDLELRLRERGITDIALIGVCTDICVLHTAVDAYNKGFHITVYEDAVASFNSAGHEWALGHFRSCLGAQVIKASETVLARA, encoded by the coding sequence ATGAAAGCACTGATTGTGATTGATTTTACTCGTGATTTCGTGGACGGATCCTTGCCTGTAGGGCAGCCGGCGGTTGAGATTGAGGAGACAGTTGCCGCGATAACGGAAGCATATTGTAATAATAAGCATGAAGTCATCATGGCAGTTGATCTGCACGAAGAGAGTGATTCGTACCATCCGGAAACGGCACTTTTCCCACCGCATAATATTAGAGGTACTGAAGGAAGACAGCTATATGGCCGTCTGGCTCAGGTGATGCAGGAACGTCATGAAGACATTCGTTGGATGGACAAAACAAGATACAGCGCATTCTGTGGTACAGACCTGGAACTCAGGTTGCGTGAACGCGGGATTACAGATATCGCACTGATTGGTGTATGTACGGATATCTGCGTTTTGCATACGGCAGTGGATGCGTACAATAAAGGTTTTCACATCACGGTGTATGAAGATGCCGTTGCCAGCTTCAATTCAGCAGGACATGAGTGGGCACTCGGACATTTCCGATCATGCCTTGGGGCTCAGGTCATTAAGGCTAGTGAGACCGTACTAGCGAGGGCTTAG
- a CDS encoding NUDIX hydrolase: MSENYEHVNEENDEQAALAYSSKKYRTPDGVPADIVMFTLTKRERKTVTKTLPIRELKVMLIKRKGWPFAGRWALPGGFCQENESIYDAAKRELMEETGVDGGHLEYLNVYSQPGRDPRGWIISHAFFALVEEWMLEHRQAADDAEDVGLFTIQEALEELELAFDHRTIIEDAYRRIQQQMLETTIARQFLPRDFTLSELYQVIQSVVPDFEEPNFIRKITSTRSRKGIVEEVRDEEGNLLSSNQYSQRPAQLYRFTELVPRLSIYT, from the coding sequence ATGAGCGAAAACTACGAACACGTCAATGAAGAGAACGATGAACAGGCGGCTCTTGCCTATAGTTCCAAGAAATATCGTACCCCCGATGGCGTTCCTGCGGATATCGTGATGTTCACCTTAACCAAGAGAGAACGCAAGACGGTAACCAAGACACTTCCCATTCGCGAACTGAAAGTGATGCTGATCAAGCGCAAAGGCTGGCCTTTTGCAGGTCGCTGGGCTTTGCCCGGTGGATTTTGCCAGGAAAATGAGTCCATTTATGATGCCGCAAAGCGTGAGTTAATGGAAGAGACTGGTGTCGACGGCGGACATCTGGAATATTTGAATGTATATAGTCAACCCGGGCGTGATCCGAGGGGATGGATTATCTCTCATGCATTTTTCGCGCTTGTAGAAGAATGGATGCTGGAACATCGCCAAGCGGCGGATGATGCTGAAGATGTGGGCCTGTTTACCATACAGGAAGCATTGGAGGAGCTGGAGCTTGCCTTTGATCACCGGACAATCATTGAGGATGCTTACCGCCGAATTCAGCAGCAGATGCTGGAAACGACGATTGCACGCCAGTTTTTGCCCCGTGATTTTACGTTAAGCGAGCTGTACCAGGTCATCCAAAGTGTGGTGCCCGATTTTGAAGAACCGAATTTCATTCGGAAAATCACTTCCACTCGCAGTCGAAAAGGAATTGTAGAAGAAGTACGGGACGAAGAAGGGAACCTGCTAAGTTCCAATCAGTATTCACAGCGTCCTGCGCAGCTTTATCGTTTCACGGAACTTGTACCCCGTCTGTCGATCTATACTTAA
- a CDS encoding PaaI family thioesterase gives MDILDKMVEEGNERFWGFLGCRYIKGNEKEVQIALTAGEHHTNSMGIIHGGVLTSLMDQAMGMVATAAMAVDSCVTTNLNVHFLAPMKQGELMVTATVLHQAGRSITAQSEIRDASGTLGCMATATFRVARAKTPSTQSKG, from the coding sequence ATGGATATTTTGGATAAAATGGTCGAAGAGGGAAATGAACGATTCTGGGGGTTCCTGGGTTGTCGTTATATCAAAGGGAATGAAAAGGAAGTACAGATCGCATTAACGGCTGGCGAACATCATACGAACTCGATGGGAATTATTCACGGCGGCGTGCTCACCTCTCTGATGGATCAAGCGATGGGGATGGTGGCTACAGCAGCGATGGCTGTAGACAGCTGTGTTACGACCAATCTGAATGTACATTTTCTGGCACCGATGAAACAGGGTGAATTAATGGTGACAGCGACAGTGCTGCACCAAGCTGGACGGAGTATCACCGCCCAATCGGAAATTCGTGATGCATCAGGTACACTGGGATGTATGGCAACAGCAACGTTCCGTGTAGCACGAGCAAAAACACCAAGCACGCAATCCAAAGGTTGA
- a CDS encoding RicAFT regulatory complex protein RicA family protein, which produces MPTYDTRNLVIRDDIMGKAKELADMLGTSEEVRQFQQAESKIRDHERIQQLIATIKKKQKEIVAFESFKNAEMVSKIEQEIEELQDELDSIPLVTEFQQSQSDINYLLQLVISVIRDTVSEKVNVEAGTDSPPTSCG; this is translated from the coding sequence ATGCCTACCTACGATACGCGCAATCTGGTCATACGCGACGACATTATGGGAAAAGCCAAAGAATTGGCTGATATGCTCGGCACAAGTGAGGAAGTGAGACAGTTCCAACAGGCTGAGTCCAAAATTCGCGATCATGAGCGTATCCAGCAATTGATTGCAACCATCAAGAAGAAGCAGAAGGAGATTGTTGCCTTCGAAAGCTTCAAAAATGCAGAGATGGTCAGCAAAATTGAACAGGAAATTGAAGAATTGCAGGACGAACTGGACAGCATCCCATTGGTAACAGAGTTCCAGCAGAGCCAAAGCGATATCAACTACCTGCTACAACTTGTCATCTCCGTCATTCGGGATACGGTTTCCGAGAAAGTGAATGTGGAGGCAGGCACGGATTCACCTCCGACCAGCTGCGGTTAA